A DNA window from Candidatus Liberimonas magnetica contains the following coding sequences:
- a CDS encoding 30S ribosomal protein S1 yields MDETKEAQGKENNLNIAAPGALEGAKEQKEKKEEDVKMEELMGDQIIIEEGKIVKVKIVGKNAEGVLVDLGVKSEAPISKSEFGSQEKYDEINVGMEIPVYIVRLHSREGSPVVSYKQAREIYAWEKIKASFASSSPIEGVIVRKIKGGFIVDTGIDAFLPFSQLEIYRVKDFNAYLGIKMKFLITDMDKDKNNLVLSRRKLLELEQNESKKRVLENIYENQVIDGVVTRITDFGAFVDIGGMEGLLHIGDIAWHRLNKVGDKLSVRQSIKVKVLKIEGGRVSLGMKQLIPTPWEKAGEKYPKGSIVKGKVISITEFGVFIEIEPGLEGLLHVSEISWSEQKSDVLKKFKAGQELDVKVIDIDTVSEKLSLSVKKLKSNPWEEAKTKFPKGTKVKGTVTNITPFGAFVKIADGMEGLIHIGEMSWTKKVNHPKDVLKTGQEIESVVLDINPIEEKISLSLRHLEGNPFEKYSTGKVVTGKVKRITDFGAFIELEPGIDALLRASEIIPKKMESAKRANISDFLKVGQEIEAKIVKSDLKERKIDISTKKLEREREKELLKKYTNKESRPTLGDVLEEE; encoded by the coding sequence ATGGACGAGACAAAGGAAGCGCAAGGCAAAGAAAATAATTTAAATATTGCAGCACCCGGCGCATTAGAAGGGGCCAAAGAGCAAAAAGAAAAGAAAGAAGAAGATGTTAAGATGGAAGAACTCATGGGGGACCAGATAATTATCGAGGAGGGGAAGATAGTAAAGGTAAAGATTGTCGGGAAAAATGCAGAAGGAGTACTGGTGGACCTGGGTGTAAAATCAGAAGCCCCGATCAGCAAAAGCGAGTTCGGGTCTCAGGAAAAATACGATGAAATAAATGTGGGCATGGAGATCCCCGTATATATAGTCCGCCTTCATTCAAGGGAAGGCTCCCCCGTAGTCTCTTATAAACAGGCCAGGGAAATCTATGCCTGGGAAAAGATAAAGGCCTCGTTTGCAAGTTCCTCTCCGATAGAGGGGGTTATCGTAAGAAAGATCAAGGGTGGGTTTATCGTGGATACCGGGATCGATGCATTCCTGCCGTTTTCTCAGCTCGAAATTTACAGAGTAAAAGATTTTAACGCTTATCTGGGTATAAAAATGAAGTTCTTGATCACGGATATGGACAAAGACAAAAATAACCTGGTATTATCGAGAAGAAAGCTTCTTGAACTTGAGCAGAATGAAAGCAAGAAGAGAGTGCTTGAAAATATTTATGAAAACCAGGTCATTGATGGTGTTGTGACACGGATAACTGATTTCGGCGCATTTGTCGACATAGGAGGCATGGAAGGGCTGCTGCATATCGGGGATATAGCCTGGCACAGGTTAAACAAAGTAGGGGACAAGCTTTCAGTCAGGCAGAGCATAAAAGTCAAGGTCCTTAAGATAGAAGGAGGGAGAGTCTCTTTAGGAATGAAACAGCTCATTCCAACGCCCTGGGAAAAAGCAGGCGAAAAATACCCTAAAGGCAGTATTGTCAAAGGAAAAGTTATTTCCATAACGGAGTTCGGGGTTTTTATCGAAATAGAACCCGGCCTTGAAGGGTTACTCCATGTTTCAGAGATATCGTGGTCAGAGCAGAAAAGCGATGTGTTAAAAAAATTCAAAGCCGGACAGGAATTAGATGTTAAAGTCATAGATATTGATACCGTTAGCGAGAAACTGTCCCTGTCCGTAAAAAAATTAAAATCAAATCCGTGGGAAGAGGCTAAGACAAAGTTCCCGAAAGGCACAAAAGTAAAAGGGACGGTTACGAACATTACTCCTTTCGGTGCTTTTGTCAAGATTGCAGACGGCATGGAAGGGCTTATTCATATCGGGGAAATGTCGTGGACAAAAAAGGTCAACCATCCAAAGGATGTCTTGAAAACCGGGCAGGAAATAGAATCAGTAGTGTTGGATATTAACCCCATAGAAGAAAAGATATCGCTTTCATTAAGGCATTTGGAAGGAAACCCGTTTGAAAAATATTCAACGGGCAAGGTAGTGACCGGGAAAGTTAAGCGAATAACGGATTTCGGCGCTTTTATTGAGCTTGAACCTGGGATAGACGCACTGCTGCGCGCCAGCGAGATAATACCTAAAAAAATGGAAAGCGCAAAACGTGCGAACATTTCAGATTTCCTGAAAGTCGGCCAGGAGATAGAAGCAAAAATAGTCAAAAGCGACCTTAAAGAAAGAAAAATAGATATTTCAACAAAGAAATTAGAGCGCGAAAGAGAAAAAGAACTTCTAAAAAAATATACGAATAAAGAATCACGCCCTACTTTAGGGGACGTCCTGGAAGAAGAGTGA
- a CDS encoding glycosyltransferase family 39 protein, which produces MKTFYVILILSTLGIFNIANYISAAGVINESEMSWHEEYLINAHTFLTDFNDKGGLFHSVYAPLYYLNMALVMKLFGKSWLVSNFITNSFYLFILIFFTYLLGKELNGRAAGVISATIVSFYPNTWASYRSFSPDFTTMGIVVTGIYFLVKSGYYSDPKFSILFALACAWGMMLKESFGAFIIGPIFYGLFHAYRQAKESQYRPLMNFLAFSIIVYVLIYPYYFTGLYHLNVFTIGRSFKNTGMNFYDLIDLRFFTVGLYKSQLTPVYFLVMILGFYYFLRYKNNRIKFMMILWLLIPNLMLIFIPNKTERYLLAALPAFALISSFSADRLKSSMARNIFILFLIAAGLYQYHKLNSAEFKPENEKFGWYYPNNIITSYNELRYKGSLIDALRSNLLLEIDDFRKLKKDTVCKVSELKKGDGSDMSVNLRTILWCNSPKIDYDFSRDYTYITGDEAAPDEKTFHYLLDILDKSDIIVFNAGEDDIDLKNPGFLDSIIKDGSINKFSTLWANKLKNFTSRKIYHSKADYFCTYNVYLYKKIF; this is translated from the coding sequence ATGAAAACTTTTTATGTCATATTAATATTAAGTACACTAGGGATATTTAATATTGCCAATTACATTTCAGCAGCAGGGGTTATCAATGAATCAGAAATGTCCTGGCATGAAGAATATCTTATAAATGCCCACACTTTCTTAACGGACTTTAATGATAAAGGAGGGTTATTCCATTCAGTTTATGCGCCTCTTTATTATTTAAATATGGCGCTGGTAATGAAATTGTTCGGGAAAAGCTGGCTGGTTTCTAATTTTATCACCAATAGTTTTTATCTTTTTATCTTAATATTTTTCACATACCTCCTTGGAAAAGAGCTGAACGGCAGGGCCGCAGGGGTGATTTCCGCAACAATAGTATCGTTTTACCCCAACACCTGGGCCAGCTACAGGTCATTCTCGCCCGATTTTACTACGATGGGAATAGTTGTGACGGGTATTTATTTTCTTGTTAAATCCGGCTACTACAGCGACCCGAAGTTCTCTATATTATTTGCACTGGCCTGTGCCTGGGGAATGATGCTAAAAGAATCTTTCGGGGCCTTCATAATAGGGCCTATCTTTTATGGATTGTTTCATGCGTACAGGCAGGCCAAGGAAAGCCAATACCGGCCTTTGATGAATTTTCTTGCATTTTCAATAATAGTTTATGTGCTAATATACCCTTACTATTTTACGGGTTTATATCATCTTAATGTATTTACAATTGGGAGATCCTTTAAAAATACCGGGATGAACTTTTATGATTTAATAGATTTAAGGTTTTTTACGGTTGGTTTATATAAAAGCCAGCTTACACCTGTTTATTTTCTTGTCATGATCCTTGGATTTTATTATTTTTTACGGTACAAAAACAACAGAATTAAGTTTATGATGATTCTTTGGCTGCTTATACCCAATTTAATGCTCATATTTATTCCTAATAAAACGGAAAGATACTTGCTGGCTGCGCTGCCGGCCTTTGCTTTAATAAGCTCTTTTTCTGCAGATAGATTGAAAAGCAGCATGGCAAGAAATATATTTATTCTTTTCCTTATAGCAGCCGGGCTGTATCAGTACCATAAACTTAACAGCGCCGAATTTAAGCCGGAAAATGAAAAATTCGGTTGGTATTATCCAAATAATATTATAACCTCTTATAATGAATTAAGGTATAAGGGAAGTTTGATAGATGCCTTAAGAAGTAATTTGCTGCTTGAAATAGATGATTTCAGGAAATTGAAAAAAGACACAGTCTGCAAAGTCAGCGAACTCAAAAAAGGGGACGGCAGTGATATGTCGGTTAATCTTCGTACGATCTTATGGTGCAATAGCCCTAAAATAGATTACGATTTCTCAAGGGATTACACGTATATCACAGGTGATGAAGCAGCTCCGGATGAAAAAACCTTCCATTATCTGCTGGATATATTGGATAAGTCCGATATTATTGTATTTAATGCAGGTGAGGATGATATAGACTTGAAAAACCCCGGTTTCCTTGACTCTATCATAAAAGACGGTAGTATAAACAAGTTTTCTACCCTATGGGCAAATAAGCTTAAAAACTTTACATCAAGAAAAATATATCATTCGAAAGCTGATTATTTCTGCACCTATAACGTTTATCTTTATAAAAAGATATTTTAA
- the rplM gene encoding 50S ribosomal protein L13, protein MINKTYLPKISEIKRGWHLIDAKGKPLGRIATQAVYLLRGKNKPFYTPHLDCGDHVVVTNVSQIVLTGKKLEQKIDYHHSGYPGGDKYTVYSKLMAEKPEKGLWLAAKGMLPKNRLAGVQIKRLRIFKGNEHDFADKFAKNKE, encoded by the coding sequence ATGATTAATAAGACTTATTTACCGAAAATTTCTGAAATTAAAAGAGGCTGGCATCTGATAGATGCGAAAGGTAAACCTCTTGGACGGATCGCTACTCAGGCTGTTTATTTGCTAAGAGGGAAAAATAAACCCTTTTATACCCCGCACCTTGACTGCGGAGACCACGTCGTTGTTACCAATGTAAGCCAGATCGTATTGACCGGCAAAAAACTGGAACAAAAAATAGACTATCACCATTCGGGTTATCCGGGAGGCGATAAGTATACGGTGTATTCAAAACTGATGGCAGAAAAACCAGAAAAAGGCCTTTGGCTTGCAGCCAAAGGCATGCTTCCAAAAAACAGGCTGGCAGGTGTTCAGATAAAAAGGCTTAGAATATTCAAGGGAAATGAACACGATTTTGCGGACAAATTTGCAAAAAATAAGGAATAG
- the rpsI gene encoding 30S ribosomal protein S9, whose translation MSQNNTDIQTVMATGRRKTSIARVKVTSGQGKIMVNNRTLDEYFGGLSKTKKNALKPIEMSPSANSYNFSITVTGGGYTGQAGAISHALTRVLIKLDPKLKANLKKEGLLTRDPRMVERKKPGRPKARKRFQFSKR comes from the coding sequence ATGAGTCAAAATAATACAGATATTCAAACAGTTATGGCTACGGGGAGAAGAAAAACATCTATTGCAAGGGTTAAAGTTACATCCGGCCAGGGAAAGATCATGGTTAATAATAGGACACTGGATGAATATTTTGGAGGCTTGAGCAAAACCAAAAAGAACGCCCTTAAACCGATAGAGATGTCGCCCTCTGCGAATTCATATAATTTCAGTATAACTGTGACAGGCGGAGGTTATACAGGACAGGCAGGAGCTATCAGCCATGCTCTTACAAGGGTATTGATAAAGTTAGACCCAAAATTAAAAGCGAATTTGAAAAAAGAAGGGCTGTTAACACGCGATCCAAGGATGGTTGAACGTAAAAAACCCGGCAGGCCTAAAGCAAGAAAGAGATTCCAGTTCTCAAAGAGATAA
- a CDS encoding HU family DNA-binding protein has protein sequence MKKPDVVKQVADVAGLTQGDANRAVKALVKVVQTALKNGEVVSFSGLGSFRSKPRKARQGRNPKTGEIIPVPEGKKVSFKPTTTLRKLIQ, from the coding sequence ATGAAAAAACCAGATGTAGTAAAACAGGTAGCTGATGTTGCGGGTTTAACTCAAGGCGATGCTAACAGAGCAGTAAAGGCGCTTGTTAAAGTCGTCCAGACAGCATTAAAAAATGGAGAAGTCGTGTCATTTTCCGGGCTTGGTTCGTTCCGCTCAAAACCCCGCAAAGCCCGTCAAGGCAGAAATCCAAAGACAGGCGAGATAATACCTGTTCCTGAAGGAAAGAAAGTTTCTTTTAAACCGACAACGACTTTAAGAAAGCTAATTCAATAA
- a CDS encoding LL-diaminopimelate aminotransferase codes for MTNTFKKIVPSDKLNALPPYLFSKINALKAEAYAKKLDVIDLAMGNPDLPTPKHVVERLCDTVLNHSHTHRYPQAKGMPRYRKAISIWMQKRFGVCLDPETEVVALIGSKEGVAHLCMAYLNPDDVVLVCNPSYPVHFNGVVLANGKIHYMPLLEKNKYLPDLKSVPENVAKKAKIMFLNYPNNPTAAVIEDRGFLKEVVDFAKKYEILLVYDNAYSEVTFDDYVAPSIFEIDGAKDITLEFHSFSKTFNMAGWRVGWACGSKELLAPLEKFKSFLDYGVPTFIQLAACAALESSQDCVKEQCQIYKRRRDKIVDGLNELGWETDTPKGTMYLWIKLHEKFKAMGSMAVAEALLKETGVALSPGTGFGDYGEGYLRMALVTPDNRLHDVLLRLKKFTNSR; via the coding sequence ATGACAAATACCTTTAAAAAAATCGTGCCATCCGATAAATTGAACGCATTGCCTCCTTACCTGTTTTCCAAGATAAATGCATTAAAAGCCGAGGCCTATGCAAAAAAGCTGGATGTAATCGACCTGGCTATGGGCAATCCTGACCTGCCTACCCCTAAACATGTGGTGGAGAGGCTTTGCGATACAGTGCTTAATCATTCGCACACTCACAGGTATCCTCAGGCAAAGGGTATGCCAAGATATAGAAAAGCAATTTCTATATGGATGCAAAAGAGATTCGGGGTTTGCCTTGACCCGGAAACAGAGGTTGTCGCTTTAATAGGTTCAAAAGAAGGCGTTGCCCATCTTTGTATGGCATACCTTAATCCGGATGATGTAGTACTCGTATGCAATCCGAGTTACCCTGTTCATTTTAACGGTGTAGTTTTAGCAAATGGCAAAATCCATTATATGCCGTTATTAGAAAAAAATAAGTACCTGCCTGACTTAAAGTCAGTTCCTGAAAATGTTGCAAAAAAAGCTAAAATAATGTTCTTAAATTATCCGAATAATCCGACAGCCGCAGTCATAGAAGACAGGGGATTTTTAAAGGAAGTAGTTGATTTTGCAAAGAAATATGAGATTCTTCTTGTCTATGACAATGCCTATTCTGAAGTAACCTTCGATGATTATGTCGCCCCTTCGATTTTTGAGATAGACGGCGCAAAAGACATCACTCTGGAATTTCATTCATTTTCAAAGACATTTAATATGGCCGGCTGGCGGGTAGGCTGGGCTTGCGGCTCGAAAGAACTTCTTGCACCCTTAGAAAAATTCAAATCTTTCCTTGATTACGGTGTGCCGACATTTATACAGCTTGCTGCATGTGCGGCATTAGAGTCTTCGCAGGATTGTGTTAAAGAACAGTGCCAGATATATAAAAGAAGAAGAGATAAAATAGTTGACGGGCTAAACGAACTTGGGTGGGAAACCGATACCCCTAAAGGGACCATGTATCTTTGGATAAAACTGCATGAAAAGTTCAAGGCTATGGGGTCTATGGCTGTAGCTGAAGCCTTGCTAAAGGAAACCGGGGTTGCTCTGTCGCCGGGCACAGGTTTTGGAGATTACGGAGAAGGTTATCTCAGGATGGCCTTAGTTACTCCAGACAACCGGCTGCATGACGTACTTTTACGGCTAAAAAAATTCACTAACAGCAGGTAA